From a single Micromonospora sp. WMMD1102 genomic region:
- a CDS encoding ATP-dependent Clp protease proteolytic subunit: MTDPTLLAGGGFQPVHNRYVLPSFVERTSYGVKESNPYNKLFEDRIIFLGVQVDDASANDVMAQLLTLEGTDPDRDIIMYINSPGGSFTAMTAIYDTMQYVRPDIQTVCLGQAASAAAVLLAAGTPGKRMALPNSRIIIHQPATEGGYGQGSDIEIQAREILRMRTQLEEMLSRHSNQPIERVRRDIDRDKFMTAEESREYGLVDTILTSRKKGLLAANASS, from the coding sequence ATGACTGACCCGACCCTGCTTGCCGGTGGCGGCTTCCAGCCCGTGCACAACCGGTACGTGCTCCCCTCCTTCGTCGAGCGCACCTCGTACGGCGTCAAGGAGTCGAACCCCTACAACAAGCTCTTCGAGGACCGGATCATCTTCCTCGGCGTGCAGGTGGACGACGCGTCGGCAAACGACGTGATGGCCCAGCTGCTGACGCTGGAGGGCACCGACCCGGACCGCGACATCATCATGTACATCAACTCGCCCGGCGGCTCGTTCACGGCCATGACGGCGATCTACGACACGATGCAGTACGTCCGGCCGGACATCCAGACCGTCTGCCTCGGGCAGGCGGCCAGCGCCGCCGCCGTGCTCCTCGCCGCCGGTACGCCCGGCAAGCGCATGGCGCTGCCGAACTCCCGGATCATCATCCACCAGCCGGCCACCGAGGGCGGCTACGGGCAGGGCTCGGACATCGAGATCCAGGCCCGGGAGATCCTGCGGATGCGTACCCAGCTCGAGGAGATGCTCTCCCGACACTCCAACCAGCCGATCGAACGGGTCCGTCGTGACATCGACCGTGACAAGTTCATGACTGCCGAGGAGTCCCGGGAGTACGGCCTGGTCGACACCATCCTGACCAGCCGAAAGAAGGGCCTGCTCGCGGCCAACGCCTCGAGCTGA
- a CDS encoding ATP-dependent Clp protease proteolytic subunit produces the protein MPLRVTQARGADALGGNLDDSVYNRLLKERIIFLGSEVTDQVANRICAQLLLLAAEDPGRDINLWINSPGGSVYSGMAIYDTMQFIDNDVSTVAMGMAASMGQLLLCAGTKGKRYALPHARIMMHQPSGGMGGTASDIAIQAEQMLYTKRMFQERVAHHTGQEQAQIEADSDRDRWFTATEAKDYGFIDKVITGAAQVPEGAGTLS, from the coding sequence ATGCCCCTGCGGGTGACCCAGGCCCGCGGTGCGGACGCACTTGGTGGCAACCTCGACGACTCGGTCTACAACCGGCTGCTCAAGGAGCGGATCATCTTCCTTGGCAGCGAGGTGACCGACCAGGTCGCCAACCGCATCTGCGCACAGCTGCTGCTGCTCGCCGCCGAGGATCCCGGCCGCGACATCAACCTGTGGATCAACTCGCCGGGTGGCTCGGTCTACTCCGGCATGGCGATCTACGACACCATGCAATTTATCGACAACGACGTCTCCACCGTCGCCATGGGCATGGCCGCCTCGATGGGCCAGCTCCTGCTCTGCGCCGGCACCAAGGGCAAGCGCTACGCCCTGCCACACGCGCGGATCATGATGCACCAGCCCTCCGGCGGCATGGGCGGCACGGCCTCGGACATCGCGATCCAGGCCGAGCAGATGCTCTACACCAAGCGGATGTTCCAGGAGCGGGTGGCCCACCACACCGGCCAGGAGCAGGCCCAGATCGAGGCCGACTCGGATCGGGACCGCTGGTTCACCGCCACCGAGGCCAAGGACTACGGCTTCATCGACAAGGTGATCACCGGGGCCGCGCAGGTTCCGGAAGGCGCCGGGACCCTGAGCTGA
- the tig gene encoding trigger factor produces the protein MKSTVETLSPTRVRLAIEVPFVELEPSLKKAYREIASQVSIPGFRRGKVPAAVIDQRVGRGTVLNEAVQEAIPENILAAVREHDVKTLGRPEVEITEFNDGDALKFTAEVDVRPEITLPDLSAVEVTVDELQIDEGDIDTQVASLRERFATLKTVERAAQEGDFVQLDLAATVDGEEVPGGSATNISHEVGSKQLLPGLDEVLVGLSAGDATTFQTQLVGGDFAGREADVSVTVRTVKEKELPPLDDDFAQLASEFDTLDELRGDLRERVGKSKKVEQIYAARDRALEQMVAAADVPAPEGVVREEVEHRKQAMVDQLERIGASLEEYLASEEKTEEQIDAELKDAATEGVKIQLLLDTLADAEQVQVSDDEFGHEIVHRAQRAGMAPQQYYDQLVRSGAAGAVFGDVRRGKALAMVMERIKITDSAGNPISLDELRAASDEEHDHQHDHEH, from the coding sequence GTGAAGAGCACCGTCGAGACTCTGAGCCCGACGCGCGTGCGGCTCGCCATCGAGGTGCCGTTCGTCGAGCTCGAGCCGAGCCTCAAGAAGGCGTACCGGGAGATCGCCTCGCAGGTCAGCATCCCGGGCTTCCGGCGTGGCAAGGTGCCGGCGGCGGTCATCGACCAGCGGGTCGGCCGCGGCACGGTGCTCAACGAGGCCGTCCAGGAGGCCATCCCGGAGAACATCCTCGCGGCGGTACGCGAGCACGACGTGAAGACGCTGGGCCGGCCCGAGGTCGAGATCACCGAGTTCAACGACGGTGACGCGCTGAAGTTCACCGCCGAGGTGGACGTCCGCCCCGAGATCACGCTGCCGGACCTCTCCGCCGTCGAGGTGACCGTCGACGAGCTCCAGATCGACGAGGGCGACATCGACACCCAGGTGGCCAGCCTGCGGGAGCGGTTCGCGACGCTGAAGACCGTCGAGCGGGCCGCCCAGGAGGGCGACTTCGTCCAGCTCGACCTGGCGGCGACCGTCGACGGTGAGGAGGTGCCGGGCGGTTCGGCCACGAACATCTCACACGAGGTCGGCAGCAAGCAGCTGCTGCCGGGGCTGGACGAGGTGCTGGTCGGCCTCTCCGCCGGTGACGCGACCACCTTCCAGACCCAGCTCGTCGGCGGCGACTTCGCCGGCCGGGAGGCCGACGTCTCCGTGACGGTCCGCACCGTCAAGGAGAAGGAGCTGCCCCCGCTCGACGACGACTTCGCCCAGCTCGCCAGCGAGTTCGACACCCTCGACGAGCTGCGCGGTGACCTCCGCGAGCGGGTCGGCAAGTCGAAGAAGGTCGAGCAGATCTACGCCGCCCGGGACCGCGCCCTGGAGCAGATGGTGGCCGCCGCCGACGTGCCGGCTCCGGAGGGGGTCGTGCGCGAGGAGGTCGAGCACCGCAAGCAGGCCATGGTCGACCAGCTGGAGCGGATCGGCGCCTCCCTGGAGGAATACCTCGCCTCCGAGGAGAAGACCGAGGAGCAGATCGACGCCGAGCTGAAGGACGCGGCCACCGAGGGGGTCAAGATCCAGCTTCTGCTGGACACCCTGGCCGACGCCGAGCAGGTGCAGGTCTCCGACGACGAGTTCGGGCACGAGATCGTGCACCGGGCGCAGCGCGCCGGGATGGCCCCCCAGCAGTACTACGACCAGCTCGTCCGCTCCGGCGCGGCCGGCGCGGTCTTCGGCGACGTCCGGCGCGGCAAGGCGCTGGCCATGGTGATGGAGCGGATCAAGATCACCGACTCGGCCGGCAACCCGATCAGCCTGGACGAGCTGCGCGCGGCCAGTGACGAGGAGCACGACCACCAGCACGACCACGAGCACTGA
- a CDS encoding helix-turn-helix transcriptional regulator — protein sequence MPSTLTIGERVAWYRRRRGLSQEVLAGLVGRTADWLGKIENNRIELDRLSVIKSLADVLDISLGDLLAEPSLLDWTADSGTDTVPALRAALMNYRVISPFGQASDGQAPPPSIVDLKRDVTALWNAYQDSRFGYVTGRLPDLLHRAQAAADGLDGEGQDQARRLHGLTYQLAATQLTKLGETDLAWIAADRGLAAVRPTGDPIVTGSLLRSVGHALHSTGRYQEAVRLTEDAAAYLEAHLRQPTPAPALLSVYGTLFLSGAMAAARANDPYTTRTFLATAEETASRLGTDGNHLWTAFGPTNVAIHRVATAAELGDVQVAVDLGPRVDTTGLPMERRVRHALEVARAYNSWNRADEAQAALLDAEQMAPEQVRHHFLSRQLALTWIRRQRGKPSTKLVGLARRLNVLD from the coding sequence ATGCCCAGCACACTCACGATCGGCGAACGCGTCGCCTGGTACCGCCGCCGACGTGGACTGTCTCAGGAAGTCCTCGCCGGGCTGGTCGGCCGTACCGCCGACTGGCTCGGAAAGATCGAGAACAACCGCATCGAGCTGGACCGGCTCTCCGTCATCAAGAGCCTCGCCGACGTTCTCGACATCTCGCTCGGCGACCTACTCGCCGAACCGTCCCTGCTCGACTGGACCGCCGACAGCGGCACCGACACCGTGCCCGCCCTTCGCGCCGCCCTGATGAACTACCGCGTCATCAGCCCCTTCGGGCAGGCCAGCGACGGTCAGGCCCCGCCGCCCAGCATCGTCGACCTCAAGCGCGACGTAACCGCGTTGTGGAACGCCTACCAGGACTCCCGATTCGGGTACGTCACCGGTCGCCTACCCGACCTGCTCCACCGCGCCCAAGCCGCCGCCGACGGACTCGACGGCGAGGGCCAGGACCAGGCCCGCCGACTCCACGGACTCACCTACCAACTCGCCGCGACCCAGCTCACCAAACTCGGCGAGACCGACCTCGCCTGGATCGCCGCCGACCGCGGCCTTGCCGCCGTACGCCCAACCGGCGACCCCATCGTCACCGGCTCACTCCTCCGGTCGGTCGGCCATGCCCTGCACTCCACCGGCCGCTACCAAGAGGCCGTACGCCTCACCGAGGATGCCGCTGCCTACCTCGAAGCCCACCTACGCCAGCCCACACCAGCACCCGCGCTGCTGTCCGTCTACGGCACCCTGTTCCTGTCCGGCGCCATGGCCGCCGCCCGCGCCAACGACCCCTACACCACCCGGACGTTCCTCGCCACCGCCGAGGAGACCGCCAGCCGACTCGGCACCGACGGCAACCACCTCTGGACCGCGTTCGGCCCCACCAACGTCGCCATTCACCGCGTCGCCACCGCTGCTGAACTCGGCGACGTCCAAGTCGCCGTCGACCTCGGCCCCCGCGTCGACACCACCGGCCTACCCATGGAACGCCGCGTACGCCACGCCCTGGAAGTCGCCCGCGCCTACAACTCCTGGAACCGCGCCGACGAGGCCCAGGCCGCCCTACTCGACGCCGAACAGATGGCACCCGAACAGGTCCGCCATCACTTCCTCAGCCGACAACTCGCCCTCACCTGGATCCGCCGCCAACGCGGCAAGCCCTCCACCAAACTAGTCGGACTCGCCCGCCGCCTCAACGTGCTCGACTGA
- a CDS encoding NUDIX hydrolase translates to MTPTQTPPPVATPRVAAGALFFDDEGRVLLVKPYYKDHWDIPGGYVEPGESPRAACIREVREELGLTIDLGPMLVVDWAPAPNEGDKILFVFDARQLGNNDQRRITFPDGELIEWRFIALENVNEYAPARLARRIRSAVVAKQAAHAGYAEYGDLA, encoded by the coding sequence GTGACGCCAACCCAGACGCCGCCGCCCGTGGCAACCCCACGCGTCGCGGCAGGCGCCCTCTTCTTCGACGACGAAGGCCGAGTACTCCTCGTGAAGCCGTATTACAAGGACCACTGGGACATCCCAGGCGGGTACGTCGAGCCCGGAGAGTCACCCCGCGCTGCCTGCATCCGCGAAGTCCGCGAAGAACTCGGCCTCACCATCGATCTCGGCCCCATGCTCGTCGTCGACTGGGCACCCGCCCCCAACGAAGGCGACAAGATCCTATTCGTCTTTGATGCACGGCAGTTGGGCAATAACGATCAGCGGCGCATCACCTTCCCCGATGGCGAACTCATCGAATGGCGCTTCATCGCCCTTGAGAACGTTAACGAGTACGCTCCGGCACGGCTAGCCCGCCGCATCCGCAGCGCAGTTGTCGCTAAACAAGCAGCCCACGCCGGCTATGCAGAATATGGAGATTTGGCTTAA
- a CDS encoding serine hydrolase, translating into MATDSDGANIDLTSVRDAVRRQARRATSGIDDMAGYLSEQVADESHREVTGPLLPGTGASGVVRHQGRVVAEWGDAAIPEMLFSGTKSVVATVAGVAFDRGLLDPDAQVSRAVDHPLLTRLGIEGITWHHLLQQTSGWHGELWGKPTEVDAQSRREGFERDGAPGSGWAYNDVRVNLLCLALTVLFRRPLPEVLRAEVLEPLGASSSWSWHGYTDAVVDIDGTATPVVSGGAHWGGGLWI; encoded by the coding sequence GTGGCGACCGACAGCGACGGGGCGAACATCGACCTGACCTCGGTCCGGGATGCTGTCCGCCGGCAGGCCCGACGGGCAACCTCCGGCATCGACGACATGGCGGGCTACCTGTCCGAGCAGGTGGCGGATGAGTCGCATCGGGAGGTGACCGGTCCCCTGCTGCCCGGTACCGGCGCCAGCGGTGTCGTACGCCACCAGGGTCGGGTGGTCGCCGAATGGGGTGACGCGGCGATTCCGGAGATGCTGTTCAGCGGCACCAAGAGCGTCGTCGCCACGGTGGCGGGAGTCGCCTTCGACAGGGGACTGCTCGACCCGGACGCGCAGGTGTCGCGGGCGGTCGACCATCCCCTGTTGACTCGCCTCGGGATCGAGGGCATCACTTGGCACCACCTGTTGCAGCAGACCAGCGGATGGCACGGGGAACTCTGGGGCAAGCCGACGGAGGTGGACGCGCAGAGCCGCCGTGAGGGTTTCGAGCGGGACGGCGCGCCCGGCAGTGGATGGGCCTACAACGACGTACGGGTGAACCTGCTCTGCCTGGCCCTGACCGTGCTGTTCCGCCGACCGCTGCCCGAGGTGCTTCGTGCGGAGGTGCTCGAACCACTCGGCGCTTCGTCGTCCTGGTCCTGGCACGGCTATACCGACGCTGTCGTCGATATCGACGGAACGGCTACGCCGGTGGTCAGCGGTGGGGCGCACTGGGGCGGCGGTCTGTGGATTTAA
- a CDS encoding response regulator transcription factor has protein sequence MRILVVEDDHALAEVVAEGLRDQGMAVDLAHDGLAAAAKLDLAAHDVVVLDRDLPGLHGDTLCQVITERADRPMVLMLTAASAPGDRVSGLTLGADDYLGKPFHFPELVLRIRALARRRPDARPRTLRAAGIELDPVRRTAVRDGHQLNLSVKEFAVLEALLRASPGFLSAETLLERVWDENADPFTNTVTVTVGRLRRKLGDPPVITTTPGVGYRIDG, from the coding sequence GTGAGGATCCTCGTCGTCGAGGACGACCACGCCCTGGCCGAGGTCGTCGCGGAAGGGCTGCGCGACCAGGGGATGGCCGTCGACCTCGCCCACGACGGGCTGGCCGCCGCCGCCAAGCTCGACCTCGCCGCGCACGACGTGGTGGTCCTGGACCGGGACCTGCCCGGCCTGCACGGCGACACGCTGTGCCAGGTCATCACCGAACGGGCGGACCGGCCGATGGTGCTGATGCTGACGGCGGCCAGCGCGCCCGGCGACCGGGTCAGCGGGTTGACCCTGGGCGCGGACGACTATCTCGGCAAGCCCTTCCACTTTCCGGAACTGGTCCTGCGGATCCGGGCGCTGGCCCGGCGCAGGCCGGACGCGCGCCCCCGGACGCTGCGGGCGGCCGGGATCGAGCTGGACCCGGTACGCCGCACCGCCGTTCGCGACGGGCACCAGCTCAACCTCTCGGTGAAGGAGTTCGCCGTGCTGGAGGCGCTGCTGCGGGCGAGCCCCGGCTTCCTGAGCGCCGAGACCCTGCTCGAACGGGTCTGGGACGAGAACGCCGACCCGTTCACCAACACCGTCACCGTGACGGTGGGTCGGCTCCGCCGCAAACTCGGCGACCCGCCGGTCATCACGACGACGCCCGGGGTCGGCTACCGGATCGACGGCTAG
- a CDS encoding HAMP domain-containing sensor histidine kinase, with the protein MIRLPSGTVRVRFTFLYAVVFLGSGIGLLVLTFLLSGGSISSVTPAGNPPGQGGPAGTQQRIRQLEEQLAAVHTQQARQLLAGALAALVVMAVVSLLLGRLLARRVLRPLRTITSATRRISADSLDRRLSVHGPADEVKDLADTIDELLERLEASFVAQRRFVANASHELRTPLATMRASLDVAAAKPQPAPSTVTLADRVRTQLDRVDHLLDGLLLLARAQHGAPADTAPVAQVDLVDLVDGALSDRSAEVRAKGLEVTVDLPPAAVVEGSPALLARLVANVVDNAVTHNQDGGWIRVTGDTGGPETVLVVETGGRLLDQREVDRLARPFERLGAERTGSSGLGLSIVAAVAAAHRGRLALLARPAGGLRVSVTLPTVRTAGVT; encoded by the coding sequence ATGATCAGGCTGCCCAGCGGGACGGTACGGGTAAGGTTCACGTTCCTCTACGCCGTGGTGTTCCTCGGGTCCGGCATCGGGTTGCTGGTCCTGACCTTCCTGCTCTCCGGCGGCAGCATCAGCAGTGTCACCCCGGCCGGAAATCCCCCTGGCCAGGGCGGGCCTGCCGGGACGCAGCAGCGGATCCGGCAGTTGGAGGAACAGTTGGCGGCCGTGCACACCCAGCAGGCCCGGCAACTGCTGGCCGGCGCGCTGGCGGCGCTGGTCGTGATGGCGGTCGTCTCGCTCCTGCTCGGTCGGCTGCTGGCCAGGCGGGTACTGCGACCGCTGCGGACGATCACCAGCGCGACGCGGCGCATCTCCGCCGACAGCCTGGATCGACGGCTGTCGGTGCACGGTCCGGCCGACGAGGTGAAGGATCTCGCGGACACCATCGACGAGCTGCTCGAACGGCTCGAGGCGTCGTTCGTCGCGCAGCGCCGTTTCGTCGCCAACGCCTCCCACGAACTGCGTACGCCGCTGGCGACGATGCGGGCGTCGCTGGACGTCGCGGCGGCCAAGCCCCAGCCGGCTCCCTCGACGGTGACGCTCGCGGACCGGGTGCGTACCCAGCTCGACCGGGTCGACCACCTGCTCGACGGCCTTCTCCTGCTGGCGCGGGCGCAGCACGGCGCACCGGCCGACACCGCCCCGGTCGCCCAGGTCGACCTGGTCGACCTGGTCGACGGTGCCCTGTCCGACAGGTCCGCCGAGGTGCGGGCGAAGGGGCTCGAGGTGACGGTCGACCTGCCGCCGGCAGCGGTGGTCGAGGGCAGTCCGGCACTGCTGGCGCGGCTGGTGGCAAACGTCGTCGACAACGCGGTCACGCACAACCAGGACGGCGGATGGATCCGGGTCACCGGGGACACGGGCGGGCCGGAGACCGTACTCGTCGTCGAGACCGGCGGGCGCCTCCTCGACCAGCGGGAGGTCGACCGGCTGGCGCGGCCCTTCGAGCGGCTCGGCGCCGAGCGGACCGGGTCCTCGGGGCTCGGCCTGTCCATCGTGGCCGCCGTCGCCGCCGCGCACCGTGGCCGGCTCGCCCTGCTGGCCCGCCCGGCGGGTGGCCTGCGGGTGTCGGTCACGCTGCCGACCGTGCGGACGGCAGGGGTGACGTGA
- a CDS encoding GNAT family protein: MSDLVLPVRTERLLLRQYRADDVDALHSYYRDPVVARYIPWEPWTREFAAEMVGRRIHYTSITGTDSRLAVVVEHRGEVVGDLILWPADETLSRGEMGWAFHPSVAGRGFATEAVRAFLRVAFEHCGMHRVIAQLNARNEASARLCERVGMVREAHLRRDYWTKGAWADNVIYGLLAEEWPGR; the protein is encoded by the coding sequence ATGTCTGATCTTGTGTTGCCGGTCCGTACCGAGCGGCTGCTGCTGCGGCAGTACCGCGCCGACGACGTGGACGCGCTGCACTCGTACTACCGCGATCCGGTGGTCGCCCGGTACATCCCGTGGGAGCCGTGGACGCGGGAGTTCGCGGCCGAGATGGTCGGCAGGCGGATCCACTACACAAGCATCACCGGGACCGACTCCCGGCTGGCGGTGGTGGTGGAGCACCGGGGCGAGGTGGTCGGCGACCTGATCCTGTGGCCGGCCGACGAGACGCTGTCCCGGGGCGAGATGGGCTGGGCCTTCCACCCGTCGGTGGCCGGTCGAGGCTTCGCCACCGAGGCGGTACGCGCCTTCCTCCGGGTCGCCTTCGAGCACTGCGGGATGCACCGGGTGATCGCCCAGCTCAACGCGCGCAACGAGGCGTCGGCGCGGCTCTGCGAACGGGTGGGCATGGTCCGGGAGGCGCACCTGCGCCGGGACTACTGGACGAAGGGCGCCTGGGCGGACAACGTGATCTACGGGCTGCTCGCCGAGGAGTGGCCGGGCCGGTAG
- a CDS encoding APC family permease, which produces MTSVTGQRAPVVPDLGVPRGAALYVGALLGPGLLLLPGLAVTRAGPASILAWAGLLVASGLFAVVFAALGVRHPSAGGVRAYAEAGLGPRAGRAVAWCFLAGVVTGAPIVSVTCGNYVAELLGGGVRLACAVAALLLLGTLAVVLRGVRTSATVQFGLVVLLVAIVVGAVAGAAPASSTANWTPFAPHGWAAIGPAASTLMLAFVGWEAIAPLTTRFARPHRQLPVVIGIAFGTTTVIYLALGAVTVAALGPAASTSVPLAALLTLAVGPAGQGIAAVGAVVLTVGAMLAYISGAGSLARSLTPAPASGPAPGPGPASVPGPVPASASGPGPGAGGVARRPAAARDAMPGWLFAALLGSAALLIGLLGAGVVDLATLVNVPTTFFLVVYLGCTAAACRVLTGPLRAVAAVAFVAVVVVLAFSGYALIPAACVTILALLAGPRRPAARPHPVGRRSESRYWEHV; this is translated from the coding sequence ATGACCAGCGTGACCGGCCAGCGTGCTCCCGTCGTACCCGATCTCGGTGTCCCGCGTGGCGCCGCGCTCTATGTCGGGGCGCTGCTCGGGCCGGGGCTGCTGCTCCTGCCCGGCCTGGCGGTGACCCGGGCCGGGCCGGCGTCGATCCTGGCCTGGGCCGGCCTGCTCGTCGCGTCCGGCCTCTTCGCGGTCGTCTTCGCCGCCCTCGGCGTCCGGCACCCGTCGGCCGGCGGGGTCCGGGCCTACGCCGAGGCGGGTCTCGGGCCCCGGGCCGGCCGCGCGGTCGCCTGGTGCTTCCTGGCCGGAGTGGTGACCGGCGCACCCATCGTCTCCGTCACCTGCGGCAACTACGTCGCCGAACTGCTCGGCGGCGGCGTCCGGCTCGCCTGTGCCGTCGCGGCCCTGTTGCTGCTCGGCACCCTCGCGGTGGTCCTGCGCGGCGTCCGCACCTCGGCGACCGTGCAGTTCGGCCTGGTCGTGCTGCTCGTCGCGATCGTCGTCGGTGCGGTCGCCGGAGCCGCGCCGGCCAGCAGCACCGCCAACTGGACGCCGTTCGCGCCGCACGGCTGGGCGGCGATCGGCCCGGCGGCCTCGACGCTGATGCTGGCCTTCGTCGGTTGGGAGGCGATCGCCCCGCTGACCACCCGGTTCGCCCGGCCGCACCGGCAACTCCCGGTCGTGATCGGCATCGCCTTCGGCACCACCACCGTGATCTACCTGGCGCTCGGCGCCGTCACCGTGGCCGCGCTCGGCCCGGCGGCCAGCACCTCGGTCCCGCTGGCCGCGCTGCTCACCCTCGCGGTCGGCCCGGCCGGGCAGGGCATCGCCGCCGTCGGCGCGGTGGTGCTCACCGTCGGCGCCATGCTCGCCTACATCTCCGGCGCCGGCAGCCTGGCCCGCTCCCTGACACCCGCGCCCGCCTCCGGTCCTGCTCCCGGTCCCGGTCCTGCTTCCGTTCCCGGTCCGGTTCCCGCTTCCGCCTCCGGTCCCGGTCCCGGAGCCGGGGGTGTCGCGCGGCGCCCGGCGGCGGCCCGGGACGCCATGCCGGGGTGGCTGTTCGCCGCACTGCTCGGCTCGGCGGCGCTGCTGATCGGGCTGCTCGGTGCCGGTGTCGTCGACCTGGCCACCCTGGTCAACGTGCCGACCACGTTCTTCCTGGTGGTCTACCTCGGCTGCACGGCGGCGGCCTGTCGGGTGCTGACCGGGCCACTGCGTGCGGTCGCCGCCGTCGCGTTCGTCGCGGTCGTCGTGGTGCTGGCCTTCAGCGGGTACGCCCTGATCCCGGCCGCCTGCGTCACCATCCTCGCCCTGCTCGCCGGGCCCCGCCGCCCGGCGGCCCGCCCGCACCCGGTGGGCCGGAGATCGGAAAGCCGATACTGGGAGCATGTCTGA
- a CDS encoding Lrp/AsnC family transcriptional regulator, which translates to MAAYDATDRAILDRLQVDGRIANVDLAEAVALSPSACLRRVRALEQDGLIAGYRAELDRARLGLDLTVFIELKVGQHSRETAARIESVLSEIPEVVAAHVISGSADFLVEVAVANLAAYERLLIDRILAIPAIVDARSTFAIRTVQTRGPLPVSQLR; encoded by the coding sequence ATGGCTGCCTACGATGCCACCGACCGGGCGATCCTCGACCGCCTCCAGGTCGACGGGCGGATCGCCAACGTCGACCTCGCCGAGGCGGTGGCGCTGTCGCCGTCGGCCTGCCTGCGCCGGGTACGCGCCCTCGAACAGGACGGGTTGATCGCCGGGTACCGGGCCGAACTCGACCGTGCCCGGCTCGGGCTGGACCTGACGGTCTTCATCGAGCTGAAGGTCGGCCAGCACTCCCGGGAGACCGCCGCCCGGATCGAGTCGGTGCTGTCCGAGATCCCCGAGGTCGTCGCCGCGCATGTGATATCCGGTTCGGCCGACTTCCTGGTGGAGGTGGCGGTGGCGAACCTGGCGGCGTACGAGCGGCTGCTCATCGACCGGATCCTGGCCATCCCGGCCATCGTGGACGCCCGCAGCACCTTCGCCATCCGCACCGTGCAGACCCGTGGCCCGCTGCCGGTGTCCCAGTTGCGCTGA